A genomic region of Caulobacter vibrioides contains the following coding sequences:
- a CDS encoding DUF6249 domain-containing protein: MKMDPEIIVPIGAFAMIVAIVCLPFYFKSKERRELHATLRVAIEKGQPVPPEVIEAMTRTVKTPPTRLRDLRTGVIWLAVGVGVGLATYFGDFINGDGDFDGFGIACIPAVIGLAFIVLSFFNPNKEQRV; encoded by the coding sequence TTGAAGATGGACCCGGAAATCATCGTCCCGATCGGCGCCTTCGCCATGATCGTCGCCATCGTCTGCTTGCCCTTCTATTTCAAGAGCAAGGAACGTCGTGAGCTTCATGCCACGCTGCGCGTTGCGATCGAGAAGGGCCAGCCGGTCCCACCCGAAGTCATCGAGGCGATGACCCGCACGGTGAAGACCCCGCCGACCCGACTGCGGGATCTGCGGACCGGCGTGATCTGGTTGGCGGTCGGCGTGGGCGTCGGGCTGGCGACCTATTTCGGCGACTTCATCAATGGGGACGGCGATTTCGATGGCTTCGGCATCGCCTGCATCCCCGCTGTGATCGGCTTGGCGTTCATTGTTCTGAGCTTCTTCAATCCGAACAAGGAACAGCGGGTCTAG
- a CDS encoding twin-arginine translocation signal domain-containing protein, which yields MTPDDQLSAFLGEQPAARRADVMIAAVMQRIERRAFVRRVAAAGGWAGVVGLISWACAPVLKDLVGALAPGLAPAAAALALVAVTLLASGPEVRRRLGLILS from the coding sequence ATGACCCCTGATGATCAGCTTTCCGCCTTTCTCGGTGAGCAGCCGGCCGCCCGGCGCGCGGACGTGATGATCGCTGCGGTGATGCAGAGGATTGAGCGTCGCGCGTTCGTCCGCCGCGTCGCCGCCGCCGGCGGCTGGGCGGGCGTTGTTGGCCTGATCTCCTGGGCCTGCGCGCCCGTGCTGAAAGATCTAGTCGGGGCCCTGGCGCCGGGGCTGGCGCCCGCTGCGGCGGCCCTGGCTCTGGTGGCCGTCACGCTACTTGCCAGCGGTCCTGAGGTCCGGCGTCGTTTGGGCCTGATCCTGTCTTAG
- a CDS encoding RNA polymerase sigma factor, which produces MDAALVRQARAGSQVAFARLVAIHEKPLRGFLRKSGWIDADDIAQEAFVAAWSQLPRLRDDAGFRAWLYGVAWKKALSQRRGAQRAAARDEAWRGEQDLEAAAEVAAEDRLALETALATLPEDQRACVTLCLGQAWSHAEVSDALGIPLGTVKSHVTRGRERLLTVLGGSQ; this is translated from the coding sequence ATGGACGCCGCGCTCGTCAGGCAGGCGCGCGCGGGCTCCCAGGTCGCTTTCGCCAGGCTGGTGGCGATCCACGAAAAGCCGCTTCGCGGGTTCCTCCGAAAGAGCGGCTGGATCGACGCCGATGACATCGCCCAGGAAGCCTTCGTGGCGGCCTGGAGCCAGCTGCCAAGGCTTCGCGATGACGCCGGCTTTCGGGCTTGGCTTTATGGCGTCGCTTGGAAGAAGGCCCTGTCCCAGCGGCGTGGCGCCCAGCGCGCCGCCGCCCGGGACGAGGCCTGGCGTGGCGAGCAGGACCTGGAGGCCGCTGCAGAGGTCGCCGCTGAGGACCGCCTGGCGCTGGAGACGGCTCTGGCGACCTTGCCGGAAGACCAGCGAGCGTGCGTTACGCTCTGCTTGGGGCAGGCCTGGTCGCACGCCGAGGTTTCCGACGCTTTGGGCATTCCCTTGGGCACGGTGAAATCGCATGTTACCCGTGGTCGCGAGCGGCTGTTGACGGTTCTGGGAGGATCTCAATGA
- a CDS encoding HAD family hydrolase: protein MRAKLAGCGLTEGIERVGKNAVSRYELVIFDFDGTLADSAAWMMRAVNPMARRYGFKTVTEDEIEMLRGRSTREVIRYLGVSPWKLPLIARAGKKLMAADAHTIPLFPETEKMLRALHAAGVKIAVVSSNSETVIRRVLGEELGDLITLYACGASLFGKARKFKQVTRQGVARDKIICIGDETRDIEAARAVGLDCGAVGWGYAKPSILAQHGPTVSFSSMSEIISYVGASKAAVGGD from the coding sequence GTGCGGGCTAAGCTCGCCGGATGCGGGCTCACGGAGGGCATTGAGCGCGTGGGGAAGAACGCCGTCTCGCGATACGAGCTGGTCATCTTCGACTTCGACGGCACGCTGGCGGACAGCGCCGCGTGGATGATGCGCGCCGTCAATCCCATGGCGCGCCGCTACGGCTTCAAGACCGTCACCGAAGACGAGATCGAGATGCTGCGGGGACGCAGCACGCGTGAGGTCATCCGGTATCTCGGCGTGTCGCCCTGGAAGCTTCCGCTGATCGCACGCGCTGGCAAGAAGCTGATGGCCGCCGACGCCCACACGATCCCCTTGTTTCCCGAAACCGAGAAGATGCTGCGCGCTCTCCACGCCGCCGGCGTCAAGATCGCGGTGGTCAGCTCAAACAGCGAGACCGTGATCCGCCGTGTCTTGGGTGAGGAGCTGGGCGACCTAATCACGCTGTATGCTTGCGGCGCATCGTTGTTTGGCAAGGCGCGCAAGTTCAAGCAGGTCACACGCCAGGGCGTGGCGCGGGACAAGATCATCTGCATCGGCGACGAGACCCGCGACATCGAGGCCGCGCGGGCCGTTGGCCTGGACTGCGGCGCTGTCGGTTGGGGCTACGCCAAGCCGTCGATCCTGGCGCAGCACGGCCCGACCGTGTCGTTCAGTTCGATGTCCGAAATTATTTCGTATGTCGGCGCATCCAAGGCGGCCGTCGGCGGCGACTAA
- a CDS encoding ArsC family reductase, with amino-acid sequence MTITMYGIKNCDTVAKARKWLDDHGQPYAFHDYKAAGIDRPRLEAWVAELGWEVVLNRAGTTFRKLPDADRQDLDAAKAVALMLAQPSMIKRPMLDLGARRVVGFKPELYAAAFG; translated from the coding sequence ATGACCATCACGATGTACGGCATCAAGAACTGCGACACCGTCGCCAAGGCCCGCAAATGGCTTGATGATCACGGCCAGCCCTACGCCTTCCACGACTACAAGGCCGCCGGGATCGACCGGCCGCGGCTGGAGGCCTGGGTCGCTGAACTGGGCTGGGAGGTGGTGCTCAATCGCGCGGGGACGACGTTCCGCAAGCTACCCGACGCCGACCGCCAGGATCTCGACGCCGCCAAGGCGGTCGCGCTGATGCTGGCCCAGCCCTCGATGATCAAGCGCCCGATGCTCGACCTTGGCGCGCGCCGCGTGGTGGGGTTCAAGCCCGAACTCTACGCGGCCGCGTTCGGCTGA
- a CDS encoding 2'-5' RNA ligase family protein: MRDTLQLGLPGFDPPTPTDRLMFLLYPDRPTAERIAQEAARQKAAFGLSGAPLQTDRFHITLHHLGDYVGVPNDIVGKGGLAGDAVTAAPFEVVFDRAVSFANRSGNNPFTLQGGEGLSALIAFQKTLGEKMAGAALRPDRSFTPHITLLYDGRIVPEQAIAPIAWTVDRFALVQSKLGQTQHVILREWALR, translated from the coding sequence ATGCGAGACACGCTTCAGCTTGGCCTGCCGGGCTTTGATCCGCCGACGCCGACCGACCGGCTGATGTTCCTGCTGTATCCGGACCGACCGACGGCCGAGCGCATCGCGCAGGAGGCCGCGCGCCAGAAAGCTGCTTTTGGGCTTAGCGGCGCGCCGCTTCAGACCGACCGCTTCCACATCACCTTGCACCATCTGGGCGACTATGTCGGCGTGCCCAACGATATCGTCGGCAAGGGCGGCTTGGCGGGCGACGCCGTGACCGCCGCGCCGTTCGAGGTGGTCTTCGATCGCGCCGTCAGCTTCGCCAACCGCTCTGGCAACAACCCTTTCACCCTTCAGGGCGGGGAGGGGCTGAGCGCTCTCATCGCCTTCCAGAAGACCCTGGGCGAGAAGATGGCCGGCGCGGCGCTGCGCCCCGACCGAAGCTTCACGCCGCACATCACCTTGCTCTACGACGGGCGGATCGTCCCCGAGCAGGCGATCGCGCCGATCGCCTGGACGGTCGACCGCTTCGCCTTGGTGCAGAGCAAGCTCGGGCAAACCCAGCACGTCATCCTTCGGGAGTGGGCGCTGCGTTGA
- a CDS encoding BlaI/MecI/CopY family transcriptional regulator gives MDTTPNRISAAESEVMKVLWADSPKPAEEVLAILAKDHGWAEGTVKTLLNRLLKKGAIAADKDGRRFLYRPLIGREDYVDSESQGLLDRLFDGRLAPLVSHFSKREKLNPEDVAELRRLLETLDDGR, from the coding sequence ATGGACACGACACCAAACCGTATCAGCGCCGCCGAGAGCGAAGTCATGAAGGTGCTTTGGGCCGATAGCCCCAAGCCCGCCGAAGAGGTGCTGGCCATCTTGGCCAAGGACCACGGCTGGGCGGAAGGCACGGTGAAGACCTTGCTGAACCGGCTTCTGAAGAAGGGCGCGATCGCCGCCGACAAGGATGGCCGACGCTTCCTCTATCGCCCGCTGATCGGTCGCGAGGACTATGTGGACTCCGAAAGCCAGGGCCTGCTGGACCGCCTGTTCGACGGCCGTCTCGCCCCGTTGGTGAGCCATTTCTCAAAGCGCGAGAAGCTCAATCCCGAAGACGTCGCCGAACTCCGCCGCCTGCTGGAGACGCTCGACGATGGCCGCTGA
- a CDS encoding M56 family metallopeptidase: protein MAADILLFLGKANIALAAAVLLVLALRRPVRKAFGARNAYALWLIAPLSILALLIPARTVVLPAPALASPAAVIAAPSSSEPRLVAPAMSQKTPPTPTIPLGEIALGLWLLVAFGGLILQVERQRRFVRSLGALTLTGEDRLVRSDRPGVGPAVIGALTPCVVLPADFDRQYTPEEQALILAHERNHLAVGDAQINAVVTGLQCLFWFNPFVHLGAATLRIDQEIACDAAVLARHPKTRRAYGEAMLKTQLAACAPPMGCHWPASANKQLKERFTMLTHHQTNRHRHLAGAVAVAVLGLATTAAAWAAQPAQTVQQTPDEARRAVARHLGQPLYDAVERKDLRSVRELIALGANPNYIARGDGSALIQATRSGQADVVRALLAAGADPNLGVRGDGNPLIQASLAGRLDIVQALVERGANVDSFVPGDETPLIGAARRGDLAVVKYLVERGADVNRAVVANPGEMRSPLGMARKNGHGAVVSYLKSRGARD, encoded by the coding sequence ATGGCCGCTGACATCCTGCTCTTTCTCGGCAAGGCCAATATCGCCCTCGCCGCGGCCGTGCTGTTGGTGCTGGCGCTGCGCAGACCGGTCCGAAAGGCCTTCGGCGCCCGTAACGCCTATGCGCTCTGGCTGATCGCGCCGCTCTCGATCCTGGCCCTGCTGATACCAGCCCGAACCGTGGTGCTGCCGGCGCCCGCCCTCGCCTCGCCTGCGGCGGTGATCGCGGCCCCGTCATCGTCCGAGCCTCGGCTTGTCGCACCCGCGATGTCACAAAAGACGCCGCCGACGCCCACGATCCCGCTCGGCGAAATTGCGCTGGGGCTCTGGCTGCTCGTGGCGTTCGGAGGCCTGATCTTGCAGGTCGAGCGGCAACGTCGCTTCGTGCGCTCGCTGGGCGCGCTGACACTCACGGGGGAAGATCGCCTCGTGCGCTCTGACAGGCCAGGCGTAGGCCCCGCCGTGATCGGCGCCCTGACGCCGTGCGTCGTCCTGCCCGCCGATTTCGATCGCCAGTACACGCCCGAGGAACAGGCGCTGATCCTGGCGCATGAGCGCAATCACCTGGCCGTCGGCGACGCCCAGATCAATGCGGTCGTCACCGGGCTGCAATGCCTGTTCTGGTTCAACCCCTTCGTCCACCTCGGGGCGGCCACCCTGCGCATCGACCAGGAGATCGCCTGCGATGCGGCCGTGCTGGCCCGCCACCCCAAGACCCGCCGCGCCTATGGCGAAGCCATGCTGAAGACCCAGCTGGCCGCCTGCGCACCCCCGATGGGCTGCCACTGGCCAGCCTCGGCCAACAAGCAATTGAAGGAGCGCTTCACGATGCTCACCCACCATCAAACCAATCGCCATCGTCATCTGGCCGGCGCCGTGGCCGTGGCCGTCCTTGGCCTCGCGACCACCGCTGCGGCCTGGGCCGCGCAGCCCGCCCAAACCGTGCAGCAAACGCCCGATGAAGCGCGCCGCGCCGTGGCCCGGCATCTGGGCCAGCCGCTCTATGACGCCGTCGAACGGAAAGATCTGCGGAGCGTGCGCGAACTGATCGCGCTGGGCGCCAACCCCAACTACATCGCGCGCGGCGACGGCTCCGCGTTGATCCAGGCCACGCGCAGCGGACAGGCCGATGTGGTCCGCGCCCTGCTGGCCGCCGGCGCCGATCCCAACCTCGGCGTCCGGGGTGACGGCAATCCTTTGATCCAGGCCTCTCTGGCCGGCCGCCTTGATATCGTGCAGGCCTTGGTGGAGCGCGGCGCCAACGTCGACTCCTTCGTGCCCGGCGACGAAACCCCGCTCATCGGCGCCGCCCGCCGGGGCGACCTCGCGGTGGTGAAGTACCTCGTCGAGCGCGGCGCGGACGTGAACCGCGCGGTCGTGGCCAATCCGGGCGAAATGCGCTCCCCGCTGGGCATGGCCCGCAAGAACGGCCATGGCGCCGTTGTCAGCTACCTGAAGAGCCGGGGCGCTCGCGACTAG
- a CDS encoding FAD-dependent oxidoreductase, whose amino-acid sequence MAIIDARTLPDASLLEADLVIIGGGLAGITLARELAGGPLKVVVLESGGREIEPETQALYAGACVQKADGAKDRPLHDYPAQSRIRALGGSGHVWGGKCGPLDPADFAERSWIPYSGWPVSREAMQPFYDRACDLMEIDRFPLERPKAEDPNLQPLALDVRDGFFPAPRVFARISGRADRPAFDRFRTQFAEAPNIDVYLYANVVRIRRERNTITGLDIACLDGKRHTAKAKRYVLATGGIENVRLLLASNNLGNRHDLVGRFFQGHVTYSNDSDTQREGSAFTASRAEPLDLYAPAQRYGPHCVIGAGLPAQKRMKTGNFTATLFRANFSSADATIAAETQTIAAASAQLDKGKARTNLLGFFAMTEHFPNPESRITLDPDQKDALGVPRIRLDWAHGRKDYADLEKSIDGLANALGASGEGRLCWSLRRDELLAASSASRHHMGTTRMHRDPKQGVVDANGRLHEADNLYVAGSSVFPTSGIVNPTLTILALTIRLADHLKSEKKAA is encoded by the coding sequence ATGGCGATCATCGACGCCCGAACCTTGCCTGACGCCAGTCTTCTGGAAGCCGATCTTGTCATTATCGGCGGCGGTCTGGCCGGCATCACCCTGGCCCGGGAACTGGCCGGCGGCCCTTTGAAAGTGGTCGTCCTGGAAAGCGGCGGCCGCGAGATCGAGCCCGAGACCCAGGCGCTCTATGCCGGAGCCTGCGTGCAGAAGGCCGACGGCGCCAAGGATCGCCCGCTCCACGACTATCCGGCCCAGTCGCGGATAAGAGCGCTGGGCGGCTCCGGCCATGTGTGGGGCGGCAAGTGCGGCCCGCTGGATCCGGCTGACTTCGCCGAGCGCAGCTGGATCCCCTACAGCGGCTGGCCGGTCAGCCGCGAGGCGATGCAGCCCTTCTATGACCGCGCCTGCGACCTGATGGAAATCGATCGCTTCCCCCTGGAGCGTCCTAAAGCGGAGGATCCGAACCTTCAGCCATTGGCGCTGGACGTTCGCGACGGCTTCTTTCCCGCGCCGCGGGTCTTCGCCCGTATCTCGGGCCGAGCGGACAGACCCGCCTTCGATCGCTTCCGCACCCAGTTCGCCGAAGCCCCCAACATCGACGTCTACCTGTACGCCAACGTCGTCCGTATTCGCCGGGAGCGGAACACGATCACCGGCCTGGACATCGCCTGCCTGGACGGTAAGCGGCATACGGCGAAGGCCAAGCGCTACGTCCTGGCCACAGGCGGGATCGAGAACGTCCGGCTGCTGCTGGCGTCGAACAATCTGGGCAATCGCCACGACCTCGTGGGACGGTTCTTCCAGGGCCACGTCACCTATTCGAACGACAGCGACACTCAGCGTGAAGGCTCGGCCTTCACCGCGTCCCGCGCCGAGCCGCTCGATCTCTACGCCCCGGCGCAGCGCTATGGACCGCATTGCGTCATTGGCGCGGGGTTGCCGGCGCAGAAGCGGATGAAGACCGGCAACTTCACCGCGACGCTCTTCCGCGCGAACTTCTCGAGCGCCGACGCCACGATCGCCGCCGAGACCCAGACCATCGCCGCGGCGAGCGCCCAGCTCGACAAGGGGAAGGCCCGAACCAATCTGCTCGGCTTCTTCGCCATGACCGAGCATTTTCCCAATCCTGAGAGCCGCATCACTCTGGACCCCGACCAGAAGGACGCGCTTGGCGTGCCGCGTATCCGCCTCGACTGGGCGCATGGGCGGAAGGACTACGCTGACCTGGAGAAATCGATCGACGGGCTCGCAAACGCTCTGGGCGCGTCCGGCGAGGGCCGGCTGTGCTGGTCGCTCCGGCGCGATGAACTGCTGGCCGCGTCGAGCGCGTCACGCCACCACATGGGCACGACGCGCATGCACCGCGATCCCAAGCAGGGCGTCGTAGACGCCAACGGTCGGCTGCACGAGGCCGATAACCTGTATGTGGCCGGAAGCTCGGTGTTCCCCACGTCCGGGATCGTCAATCCAACCCTGACCATCCTGGCCCTGACCATTCGGCTGGCCGATCATCTGAAGTCCGAAAAGAAGGCGGCCTGA
- a CDS encoding DUF2147 domain-containing protein, with protein sequence MIRKLYLAPLLAIVLGAATPVLAADATPRSSDLFGVWRNPKGSVHLEIKSCGSETCGYVVWANAEAQADVKKGSNQGLVGMQLLRDFSSSGANEWKGKVFVPDLNMTFSGQVRLLDRSSLRAKGCLLPNFLCKAQVWTRVESAGITGRTL encoded by the coding sequence ATGATCCGGAAGTTGTATCTGGCGCCGCTTCTCGCGATCGTGCTCGGCGCGGCGACGCCGGTCCTGGCCGCCGACGCCACGCCGCGATCGAGCGACCTGTTCGGTGTCTGGCGTAACCCCAAGGGCAGCGTCCACCTCGAGATCAAGTCTTGCGGATCGGAGACGTGCGGCTACGTGGTTTGGGCGAACGCCGAGGCCCAGGCCGACGTCAAGAAGGGCAGCAACCAGGGCCTCGTCGGCATGCAGTTGCTGCGCGACTTCTCGTCGTCGGGCGCCAACGAGTGGAAGGGCAAGGTCTTCGTCCCGGACCTGAACATGACGTTCTCGGGTCAGGTGCGACTGCTGGACCGCTCCTCGTTGCGCGCCAAGGGTTGCTTGCTGCCGAACTTCCTCTGCAAGGCGCAGGTCTGGACCCGTGTCGAGAGCGCCGGCATCACCGGACGCACGCTTTAG
- a CDS encoding response regulator — protein MSFIKQRFASPTLSRTELWTALGLSVVLIFFITSGVIAYRNVAMLRANSQKVWHTHDVMMALNELMALTQDAETGQRGYLLTGKSEYLKPYEVAASETASRMQTVHDLTRDNPTQQSHIKTLERQIKAKFEELEETIRLRRDGSQAAALAIVDTDRGKIEMDAIRGQIETMRREEDRQRDLRLSEMEAAYRTALLSGVLSSLLGAVLTLVVFHLIRRANRAQAREEWLQTGQVGLSEAMMGDKSVEALSDSILTYLSQYVGFQAGVIFKGENGRFLRTASLGLSADADTPTRFGLKEGLLGKVAAEGKATIIQDVPDGYMTIGSGLGHDKPRHLVVAPTHADDVVNAVIELGFLHPVDDQVLELLRQAAPAIGITLRSARYRSELQNALEQTQRQAEELQVQSEELRVSNEELEEQGRALKESQIRLEQQQAELEQTNSQLEEQAQTLENQRDELERTSAAVRLKARELEQASQYKSDFLANMSHELRTPLNSLLILSKLLGDNRQGNLTAEQVKFAQTIASSGNDLLTLINDILDLSKIEAGHVEVRAEPMLLQRLSDDLRQLFQPVAAERGLDFEIEIAADCPASIETDRQRLEQVLKNLLSNAFKFTEKGGVRLEATLSGSRDIAFSVIDTGIGVSREQQDAIFEAFRQADGTISRKYGGTGLGLSISRELSRLLGGSIAMRSQPGEGSAFTVTIPLAYDPARVAPRDQPPAATPAPPSRQAAARPPSVRGAVDDDRDQLTSGRRVLLVIEDDDKFAGIVRDLSRELGFQCLVAGTAEEALKLARRFKPSAVVLDVGLPDESGLIVLDRLKRDDATRHIPIHVVSALDHSQTALSLGAIGYLIKPVEREALAEVLRSLEAKLSSTVRRVLIVEDDLVQREAVGNLLSSSDVETVGVGTAAECLEMLREQTFDCMVLDLSLPDASGFSLLETLSHAGDHTFPPVIVYTGHDLSADDEQRLRRYSNSIIIKGAKSPERLLDEVSLFLHQVVSELPAEQQKMIQKARHRDAVLEGRRVLIVEDDIRNVYSLTNVLEPRGAVVEIARNGQEAIDALNRSAEDPARAIDLVLMDVMMPVMDGLTAASQIRLDGRWSKLPILMLTAKAMPDDQARCIAAGANDYMAKPIDVDKLLSLVRVWMPR, from the coding sequence ATGTCGTTCATCAAACAGCGGTTCGCTTCCCCCACGCTGTCACGGACCGAGCTCTGGACGGCGCTCGGCCTCAGCGTGGTGCTGATCTTCTTCATCACCAGCGGGGTCATCGCCTACCGCAACGTCGCGATGCTTCGCGCCAACAGTCAGAAGGTCTGGCACACGCACGACGTGATGATGGCGCTGAACGAACTGATGGCGCTGACCCAGGACGCTGAGACGGGCCAACGCGGCTATCTGCTGACGGGCAAGTCCGAGTACCTGAAACCTTATGAGGTCGCGGCGTCTGAGACGGCGTCACGGATGCAGACCGTTCACGACCTGACGCGCGATAACCCGACGCAGCAGTCGCACATCAAGACCCTAGAGCGTCAGATCAAGGCCAAGTTCGAGGAGCTTGAGGAGACCATTCGCCTGCGCCGCGACGGAAGCCAGGCGGCGGCCCTGGCGATCGTCGACACCGATCGCGGCAAGATCGAGATGGACGCGATCCGGGGCCAGATCGAGACGATGCGGCGCGAGGAGGATCGCCAACGCGACCTGCGCCTGTCAGAGATGGAGGCCGCCTATCGCACCGCCCTGTTGAGCGGGGTGCTGTCGAGCCTTCTCGGCGCCGTGCTCACCCTGGTCGTGTTCCATCTGATCCGGCGCGCCAATCGCGCCCAGGCGCGCGAGGAGTGGCTGCAAACCGGACAGGTCGGCCTCTCGGAAGCGATGATGGGCGACAAGTCGGTCGAAGCGCTCTCCGACAGTATCCTGACCTATCTGTCGCAGTATGTCGGCTTCCAGGCGGGCGTGATCTTCAAAGGCGAGAACGGGCGGTTCCTTCGCACGGCGAGCCTTGGCCTGTCTGCCGACGCCGATACGCCCACACGCTTCGGCCTCAAGGAAGGTCTTTTGGGTAAGGTCGCGGCCGAAGGTAAGGCCACGATCATCCAGGACGTCCCGGACGGCTACATGACGATCGGCTCTGGGCTGGGCCACGACAAGCCGCGCCACCTCGTCGTGGCGCCGACCCACGCCGACGATGTCGTCAACGCGGTCATCGAGCTTGGCTTCCTGCATCCCGTCGACGACCAGGTCCTCGAACTGCTGCGCCAGGCCGCGCCGGCGATCGGGATCACCCTGCGCTCGGCGCGCTACCGGTCCGAGCTGCAGAACGCGCTTGAGCAAACCCAGCGCCAGGCCGAGGAACTTCAGGTCCAGAGCGAGGAGCTCCGCGTCTCCAACGAGGAGTTGGAGGAGCAGGGTCGCGCTCTGAAGGAGTCGCAAATCCGCCTCGAGCAGCAACAGGCCGAGCTGGAACAGACCAACAGCCAGCTCGAAGAGCAGGCCCAGACACTGGAGAACCAGCGCGATGAACTGGAGCGCACCAGCGCGGCCGTGAGACTGAAGGCGCGCGAACTGGAACAGGCCAGTCAGTACAAGTCGGACTTCCTGGCCAACATGTCCCACGAGCTGCGCACGCCGCTCAATTCGCTGCTTATCCTCTCCAAGCTGCTCGGCGACAATCGGCAGGGCAACCTGACGGCGGAGCAGGTCAAGTTCGCCCAGACGATCGCCTCTTCGGGCAATGATCTTCTGACGCTGATCAACGACATCCTTGACCTGTCGAAGATCGAGGCCGGCCATGTCGAGGTGCGCGCCGAGCCGATGCTGCTGCAACGCCTGAGCGACGATCTGCGGCAGCTCTTCCAGCCGGTCGCGGCCGAGCGCGGCCTCGACTTCGAGATCGAGATCGCCGCCGACTGTCCGGCCAGCATAGAAACCGACCGTCAACGCCTCGAACAGGTGCTCAAGAACCTGCTGTCGAACGCGTTCAAGTTCACAGAGAAGGGCGGCGTGCGCCTTGAGGCGACCCTGTCGGGGTCACGCGATATCGCGTTCTCCGTCATCGACACCGGCATCGGCGTCTCACGTGAGCAACAGGACGCGATCTTCGAAGCCTTCCGTCAGGCCGATGGAACGATCAGCCGCAAGTACGGCGGCACGGGCCTGGGACTTTCGATCTCTCGCGAACTGTCCCGCCTGCTGGGCGGTTCGATCGCGATGCGTAGCCAGCCTGGCGAGGGCAGCGCCTTCACGGTCACGATCCCCCTCGCCTACGACCCTGCCCGCGTTGCGCCAAGGGACCAACCGCCGGCGGCCACGCCGGCGCCGCCGTCACGTCAGGCGGCGGCGCGCCCGCCATCCGTTCGCGGGGCGGTCGATGACGATCGTGATCAACTGACCAGCGGTCGCCGTGTCCTTCTCGTGATCGAGGATGACGACAAGTTCGCCGGTATCGTTCGTGATCTGTCGCGAGAGCTCGGCTTCCAGTGCCTGGTCGCCGGCACCGCTGAGGAGGCCTTGAAACTGGCCCGTCGCTTCAAACCTAGCGCCGTGGTGCTGGACGTCGGCCTGCCCGATGAGTCCGGCCTGATCGTTCTGGATCGACTCAAACGAGACGATGCGACCCGCCATATTCCAATTCATGTGGTCTCGGCGCTCGACCACAGTCAGACCGCACTCTCGCTCGGGGCGATAGGCTATCTGATCAAGCCGGTAGAGCGCGAAGCGCTGGCCGAGGTGCTGAGGTCGCTGGAGGCCAAGCTGTCGAGCACGGTCCGCCGCGTTCTGATCGTCGAGGACGACCTCGTCCAGCGGGAGGCGGTCGGCAACCTGTTGTCGTCGAGCGATGTCGAGACCGTGGGCGTCGGCACGGCCGCCGAATGCCTGGAGATGCTTCGCGAGCAAACCTTCGACTGCATGGTGTTGGACCTTTCCCTGCCCGACGCCTCCGGCTTCTCCCTGCTGGAGACACTCAGTCACGCCGGGGACCACACCTTCCCGCCGGTGATCGTCTACACCGGCCATGACCTCTCGGCCGACGATGAGCAGCGCCTGCGACGCTACTCCAATTCGATCATCATCAAGGGCGCGAAGTCTCCCGAGCGACTGTTGGACGAGGTCTCGCTGTTCCTGCACCAGGTGGTGTCGGAGCTTCCGGCCGAACAGCAGAAGATGATCCAGAAGGCCCGCCATCGCGATGCGGTGCTGGAGGGGCGTCGCGTGCTGATCGTCGAGGACGACATCCGCAACGTCTATTCGCTGACCAACGTCTTGGAGCCGCGCGGCGCCGTCGTCGAGATCGCGCGCAACGGCCAGGAGGCGATCGACGCCCTCAACCGGTCGGCCGAGGATCCGGCGCGTGCGATCGACCTCGTCCTGATGGACGTCATGATGCCGGTGATGGACGGGCTGACGGCCGCGAGCCAGATCCGTCTGGACGGGCGCTGGTCCAAGCTGCCGATCCTGATGCTGACCGCCAAGGCCATGCCCGATGATCAGGCGCGCTGCATCGCGGCGGGGGCCAACGACTACATGGCCAAGCCGATCGACGTCGACAAGCTGCTGTCCCTGGTTCGCGTCTGGATGCCGAGGTAG